The window ACTGTACATTcatttaataatttgtttttgaCACACTGTAATGTAGTTGTATGCAGTCGTGAGGGCATTTTATAGTGATTATGAATGTTCAGTATTTGCTAGCAATCATAATTTTTTCTTCTGAAGAGATTTTTGTATTATTACTTGTAATCTGTTTATTCAGCAGCCCCCACGTAGTTAgttgttgacatacattcatcAACACTTTATATTGTCTCACAACTACAGTATAATGAGTTATCAATTCATTAGATGATGTTTATAAAAGCTAAATGGGATCTATTTCTTTATCAAAGTCACAAAAATCATAAGCGTACATTTTTTTAGTCGAAATCTTTCCAACAAAATCTATTAAAACTCACGTTATTTCCGACAGCACCAGAAGGCGACACGCAGTGCGTCCTACGTCATCTCTCCGCGACACATCCACACGCAGCTCTTCGCGGGATGAGCTAATGCTGTGCAACTCAGCAAATAGTAACAACAGAGCCTTCCGGACGGACTCGAGCGTGTTTGTGAGAGAAGTGAGGCTCAGAGTGTGAATTTAAAACAAAACGCTCGTTGTGAAGTCGGACGTGAAGcttgaaagtgtgtttttgttttggacgGAGGCTGCTTCACGGAGTCAGCGGCTCTGGCATGTGTCAAAAACTGCAGACTGACGGAATCCAGTAAAAATCACCGGTGCTTCGTTTAAACCCTGAAGACTTCAGCTGCTAGGCTCCGTTGTGGGTTTCAGGATGAATGAAGAAGGTAGGTTGTTGAAGGTTTCCTTCTCCCGCGCCTTTTTCGTGGTTTGTAGCTCAGACATTAACCGTGTGTCACTGTCCCGGGTCAGAGCTGGTGGAGTACTTCAGGGCTCAGATGAGGGAAGACCCGGACATGGCCTCAGCTGTGGCTGCGATCCGCACTCTGCTCGAATTCCTCAAGAGGGACAAAGGTTTGTTCATCCCCAGCATCGTGTCAGCAGGACCAGTTCAACCCGGTGAACCACCTCCTGTCTTAACGAGCTGTTCCTGCCCCCTCAGGAGAAACTCTGCTGGGCCTCAGGGAGAGCTTGACCTGGGCCACAGACCGCCTGACCGGCGTGGACTCCTCTGTGGCCGTGTCCTCAGGAGGAGAGCTCTTCCTGCGCTTCATCAGCCTCACATCACTGGAGCACCAGGTGAGGTGACATCACCACACACCTGAGCGAATGTCCACATCACACCGATAACAGACCTCCATGTCTGAGCGGCCGGTGGAAGGACTGGTTCGCTTCTTTCAGGCCCATCATGAAGCAGGACTCACATACCTACAGCAGGTTCACATCAGCCTGGAATGGTTCCTCCTGTCCATACTGGCCAGAAAGATTCCCAGTGTAATTCCAGTGTGACAGACATATGAGTCCTCAGTGCAGCGGCTCAGGTTCGATCCCGTCCTGTGGCCCTTCGCTGCACGGCTCTCTTCAGCTGTCAGATTAAGCaggaaactgacaaaaaaaaacaccattgTGTAtcttctgtcactctgtcaggatCTGTCTCGCTGTAAgaaggtgatggaggagagaggagaactATTTCTAGAGAAGATCTCGATGTCCAGGACCAAGGTCGCTAAGCTGTGTCACACCTTCATCAAAGACGGcgctgtgagtgtttgtttcaCGTACGCTTATTTCTTATTAGTGAAGGTTTGTTTATCCAGATCATCTTTTACATCAGAGCAGATTATGAAAAACATCACAATTCAGTCACACAACTTACATGTAAAGGCCttataaaagaaacacaagcatgctgatgacctctgacctttgcctGAAGCTGTAGGCGGGCAGAATCAGACGGTAACCTGTAGTTTGCTGTAGAGCAGATGTATCGTCAGCGTGAACGTGACCTCGCAGAGCTCAGATGGAAAACGCTCGTCAGTAATTCAGTGAACAGTTTATTTGTCCCCTGAGGCGTCTTAATAAAATGAGCTATCGTACTGTGAGCAGGTGTAAAACCTGAAGGTCATGTTACCCTGCAGGACACACTTCAGTGTAGACGGACATACAGACAGCCTTTACGCCCACAGCGCTCAGTGACGTTCCCCTTGTGTCCCCCTCAGAAAATCCTGACTCACTCGTTCTCCAGAGTCGTCCTCAGGGTGCTGGAAAAGGCGGCGGCCGAGAAGAAGCGCTTCTCTGTCTACGTGACCGAGTCGCAGCCGGACTCTGCCGGGTGGGTGAACGCCGCCAGTGAGACGTGTCCTCGTTTATTCTGAGGGGACACAAACTCACCGAAGCTTTCTTTCATGTCCTGTCTGTGTTCAGGCGGCAGATGGCAGACGCTCTGAGGAAACTCGATGTTCCGGTCACAGTGGTCCTGGATGCAGCTGTGGGGTGAGAGCATTTATCATCACTGAAGTTAAAGAACCGTCACACACTGCCATCGTGAGCTGAGACGCATTTATTCAGCACGTTTCTACCACACAGGTACGTTCTGGAGAAGGTCGACCTCGTTATAGTCGGAGCAGAGGGAGTCGTTGAGAGCGGAGGGATCATCAAcaaggtgtgttttcaggaaaTAGTCAGGGGTCGAGTCCAAGTCTGATTAACGGGGGTGATGCAGGTGAACTGGTGTCAAAGCTGGTTATCAACTGGCCCAGTTCACTTAAAGGGGACTGTGAGTGTCATGTGCTTCACTAAAGTCAGCGTCAGGTGACTATAACACACTCTAACACTGTCTGGgattgagttgcattatgggtaatgtaggctTACAAGGAAGAGGAATGTGTGGAGtaaaagacagcagcagtgcgACAAAGACAGATCAGTGGCAGCTCTGTGGTACAGACGGCAGATTTCACTGAAATCTCGGTGCTTCCTGAACCAAACGTTTCCTCTTTGCTGTTGCAGATCGGCACTTATCAGACGGCCATGTGCTCCAAAGCTCACAACAAGCCTTTCTACGTCGTGGCAGAGAGCTTCAAGTTTGTCCGTCTGTATCCGCTCAACCAGCAGGACGTGCCCGATAAATTTAAGGTTTGACTTAAAGTCTGGATtcacttttgtttcttcttcagtgCGTTTTGTTTACACATCTTCTGCTCGCCTCCACAGTACAAAGCAGACACCCTGAAGACTGTCCAGAACCTGTCGGACGAGCACCCGATGATCGACTACacgcctccctccctcatcaCCCTCCTCTTCACCGACCTGGGAGTCCTCACCCCGTCTGCCGTCAGCGACGAACTCATCAAGCTTTATTTATAACCGTGCCTCACAGTTCTCAATAAAAACGTCATATCAAAAGGTAGACAAGTGTCCGAGCTGGTGCTTTGCGTGAAAAGACGAGTGTCCGGTCAATCGTCCTCGTCTCCCGGGCCGCCGTGTGCTGGTccttctgttttgtgtttgctggaCTTTGGTTTGCTCGTTATCTGCTTCTCAAAGTCCTCCTCGCTGATCTGCCCTTTCTTGAGTTTCTTGAGGAGGCGAGTGTCGTTCAAAAGCTCTTTCATGTCTTCGTCGTCCACGTCGGAGCCCTGcggacacacagaggacaaaatgaaagcagctcagTGATGTTCTAGGTTTCATCGGGACATTTAACAGTCACTGGACGGACGTACCTCGTC is drawn from Chaetodon trifascialis isolate fChaTrf1 chromosome 20, fChaTrf1.hap1, whole genome shotgun sequence and contains these coding sequences:
- the eif2b1 gene encoding translation initiation factor eIF2B subunit alpha; its protein translation is MNEEELVEYFRAQMREDPDMASAVAAIRTLLEFLKRDKGETLLGLRESLTWATDRLTGVDSSVAVSSGGELFLRFISLTSLEHQDLSRCKKVMEERGELFLEKISMSRTKVAKLCHTFIKDGAKILTHSFSRVVLRVLEKAAAEKKRFSVYVTESQPDSAGRQMADALRKLDVPVTVVLDAAVGYVLEKVDLVIVGAEGVVESGGIINKIGTYQTAMCSKAHNKPFYVVAESFKFVRLYPLNQQDVPDKFKYKADTLKTVQNLSDEHPMIDYTPPSLITLLFTDLGVLTPSAVSDELIKLYL